The Chryseobacterium geocarposphaerae genome window below encodes:
- the dnaG gene encoding DNA primase, translating to MISKQTIDKIFSTIRVEEIVGEYVQLKRAGSNYKGLSPFHDEKTPSFVVSAAKQIWKDFSTGKGGTAISFLMEIENFTYPEALRHAAKKYGIEIEEDQKDFSEEAKNAQSERDLLYKIHEVANDYFQNFLWEVEEGKAIGLSYFKERELRDDIIKKFQLGYSPEKKNAFTTYALEKGYSKEILEKSGLSIFPENTPAGVDRFRERVIFPIHSFSGRVLGFGARILKNNVKTAKYLNSPETEIYHKSNVLYGLNQSKQAISKKNVCLLVEGYMDVISLHMSGIENVVSSSGTSLTTEQIKLIKRLTENVTILFDGDNAGIKASFRSIDMLLTEGMNIRVLLFPDGDDPDSFARKHPQEYVEKFIENEAMDFIDFKAEILLKEVGNDPIKKAEAIRDIVKSVGFVQNALKREVYLKEVSNKFGLSEQSLFNELDVQRQVTQNQNQHVQQQKENAAPVKMEIVPLDEEKGDPFLYDVLFMENKLVDHMLMFGDVILKRKDDHNEEYQITVIEEILQHFEEEQYEFLVKGNEVIIDQVKEGIQNDELRSGNFFVSFMDEEITSKVVDALIPLDDLENWASRNIYPPNYGDKIAEQVKGDVLLHKYRYIDYLIKQTARELDEHRDSDPVKYFELLQKITLLKQASMRLSDIIEYSPIKGIYGDRKR from the coding sequence ATGATTTCCAAGCAGACCATAGATAAAATATTCTCAACAATACGTGTAGAAGAGATTGTTGGGGAATATGTGCAGCTGAAAAGGGCAGGGTCTAATTATAAAGGACTCAGTCCGTTCCATGATGAAAAAACACCGAGTTTTGTAGTTTCTGCAGCCAAGCAGATCTGGAAAGATTTCTCAACCGGAAAAGGAGGGACTGCTATTTCTTTTTTGATGGAAATTGAGAATTTCACCTATCCTGAAGCACTTCGTCACGCTGCTAAAAAGTACGGAATTGAAATTGAAGAAGATCAGAAAGATTTTTCTGAAGAGGCCAAAAATGCACAGTCCGAAAGAGATTTACTATATAAGATTCATGAAGTTGCGAATGATTATTTCCAAAATTTTCTGTGGGAAGTTGAAGAGGGAAAAGCCATAGGACTATCTTATTTCAAAGAACGTGAGCTTCGGGATGATATCATCAAAAAATTTCAGCTCGGATATTCTCCCGAAAAGAAAAATGCTTTTACAACATATGCTTTAGAAAAAGGCTATTCCAAAGAGATCTTAGAAAAGTCCGGACTTTCCATTTTTCCGGAAAATACCCCTGCAGGAGTAGATCGTTTCAGAGAAAGAGTCATTTTCCCGATTCACAGCTTTTCGGGGCGGGTTTTAGGTTTTGGAGCGAGAATTCTTAAAAATAATGTTAAGACCGCAAAATATCTCAATTCCCCGGAGACCGAAATTTATCACAAATCCAATGTTCTTTATGGATTAAACCAAAGTAAGCAGGCGATTTCTAAAAAGAATGTCTGCCTTTTGGTAGAAGGATATATGGATGTGATTTCCCTTCATATGTCGGGAATTGAGAACGTTGTGTCCAGTTCCGGAACATCTTTGACAACAGAGCAGATTAAGCTCATCAAAAGATTAACGGAAAACGTTACGATTCTCTTTGATGGTGATAATGCCGGAATTAAAGCCAGCTTCAGAAGCATTGATATGTTATTGACGGAAGGCATGAACATTCGTGTTCTTCTGTTTCCGGATGGCGATGATCCTGACTCTTTTGCAAGAAAACATCCTCAGGAATATGTAGAAAAATTCATCGAAAATGAGGCGATGGATTTTATTGATTTTAAGGCAGAAATTCTTTTAAAAGAAGTCGGGAATGATCCGATTAAAAAGGCAGAAGCCATCAGAGATATTGTAAAATCAGTTGGTTTTGTTCAAAATGCCTTAAAAAGAGAGGTTTACCTAAAAGAAGTTTCCAATAAATTCGGGCTTTCTGAGCAGAGTTTGTTTAATGAGCTTGATGTTCAGCGCCAAGTGACTCAAAATCAGAATCAGCACGTTCAGCAGCAGAAGGAAAATGCGGCTCCTGTGAAAATGGAGATTGTACCTTTGGATGAAGAAAAGGGGGATCCGTTTCTGTATGACGTTCTATTTATGGAAAACAAGCTGGTAGATCATATGCTGATGTTTGGAGATGTGATTCTGAAAAGAAAAGACGATCACAATGAAGAATATCAGATCACCGTTATAGAAGAAATTCTGCAGCATTTTGAAGAAGAGCAATATGAATTTTTGGTAAAGGGAAATGAAGTGATCATTGATCAGGTAAAGGAAGGGATTCAAAATGATGAACTGAGAAGCGGAAACTTTTTTGTCTCTTTTATGGATGAAGAGATTACTTCAAAAGTTGTGGATGCATTAATTCCGCTAGATGATCTTGAAAACTGGGCTTCCCGAAATATTTATCCGCCCAATTATGGGGATAAAATTGCTGAGCAGGTAAAAGGTGATGTATTGCTTCATAAATACAGATATATAGATTATTTAATAAAACAGACAGCCAGAGAGCTTGATGAACACCGGGATTCTGATCCCGTAAAGTATTTTGAGCTGCTTCAAAAAATAACATTGTTGAAACAGGCTTCCATGCGTTTGAGCGATATTATTGAATATTCTCCGATTAAAGGTATTTACGGGGACAGAAAAAGATAA
- the clpP gene encoding ATP-dependent Clp endopeptidase proteolytic subunit ClpP, translated as MDIKKEFRDFSVKHLGNNGLVTDQYMGMFGPTNLTPYIMEERRLNVAQMDVFSRLMMDRIIFLGTGIDDQVANIVTAQLLFLESADPSKDIQIYINSPGGSVYAGLGIYDTMQIIKPDVATICTGIAASMGAVLLVAGENGKRSALKHSRVMIHQPSGGAQGVASDMEINLREMLKLKKELYDIIAEHSGQTFDWVEKASDRDYWMTSEEAKGYGMVDEVLQRSKEKK; from the coding sequence ATGGACATTAAAAAAGAATTCAGAGACTTCTCTGTAAAGCATTTAGGAAACAACGGTTTGGTAACCGATCAGTATATGGGAATGTTTGGACCGACAAATCTTACACCATACATTATGGAGGAAAGAAGATTAAATGTTGCCCAAATGGACGTTTTTTCGCGTCTAATGATGGACAGAATTATCTTCTTAGGTACAGGTATTGATGACCAGGTTGCTAATATCGTAACGGCTCAGCTTCTATTCTTAGAAAGTGCAGATCCTTCAAAAGATATTCAAATTTATATCAATTCTCCTGGTGGAAGTGTATATGCAGGATTAGGAATTTATGATACCATGCAAATCATTAAGCCAGATGTAGCAACAATCTGTACAGGAATTGCCGCTTCAATGGGAGCTGTATTATTGGTTGCGGGTGAAAACGGTAAACGTTCTGCTCTTAAGCATTCAAGAGTAATGATTCACCAGCCTTCAGGAGGGGCTCAAGGAGTGGCTTCTGATATGGAGATCAACCTTAGAGAGATGTTGAAGCTTAAAAAAGAATTATATGACATCATTGCTGAACATTCTGGGCAAACATTTGACTGGGTAGAGAAAGCTTCTGACAGAGATTACTGGATGACTTCTGAAGAAGCAAAAGGCTACGGAATGGTAGATGAGGTATTACAGAGATCTAAAGAGAAAAAATAA
- a CDS encoding esterase-like activity of phytase family protein: MKKFLLPVFACMALAACNNDDNAINQDIDYSKLPQEFPFSTLKTLNGVNIINGGFGSGATAHPTQKGEFYVITDRGPNVAYSNGIKILVPDFTPTIMHFKINASGNIEVIKYIKLKNPSGQPITGLPNPVGMGSTGEIAYAADGSVLGTDNYGLDSESIVAAKDGTFWVSDEYGPHIVHYSADGVELERISPIGVNTGTRKLPAVFAKRRPNRGMEGMCMTPDGKTLVGTMQSTMYVPTKALATNTTLTRIVTFDLATGQTKQYLYRQDGGASDSVCDITPISNTEFLVIERDGNFGSVGGLKKVYRINLANASDVSGTDLTAVDGMKINGKTLEQSTWDEINAAGLKPATKTLAVDLVAKIGYEHDKFEGIVYLGNNKLAVFNDDDFGVADDGNGNPKTKTLPKTGKQDKGEMYIVDIQ; encoded by the coding sequence ATGAAAAAATTCTTATTACCTGTTTTTGCCTGTATGGCTTTGGCTGCCTGCAACAATGATGATAATGCAATCAATCAGGATATTGACTATTCTAAACTTCCGCAGGAATTTCCTTTTTCAACGCTAAAAACATTGAACGGAGTTAATATCATCAATGGAGGTTTCGGTTCCGGAGCAACAGCGCACCCCACGCAGAAAGGAGAATTTTATGTAATTACCGATCGTGGTCCGAATGTCGCTTATTCGAATGGAATTAAAATTCTTGTCCCGGATTTTACACCGACTATTATGCATTTTAAAATCAATGCAAGCGGCAATATTGAGGTAATTAAATATATCAAGCTTAAAAATCCTTCTGGACAGCCGATTACCGGTCTTCCAAATCCTGTAGGAATGGGAAGTACGGGAGAAATTGCTTATGCTGCAGACGGAAGTGTTTTAGGAACAGATAATTATGGACTGGATAGTGAAAGTATTGTGGCAGCAAAAGATGGTACTTTCTGGGTTTCTGATGAATATGGTCCTCATATTGTTCATTATAGCGCAGATGGAGTAGAACTGGAGAGAATCAGTCCGATTGGCGTAAATACCGGAACAAGAAAACTTCCTGCTGTTTTTGCCAAAAGAAGACCCAACCGCGGAATGGAAGGAATGTGTATGACACCCGACGGAAAAACGTTGGTGGGGACGATGCAGTCTACCATGTATGTTCCTACAAAAGCTCTGGCAACAAATACGACTTTAACCAGAATTGTGACTTTTGATTTAGCAACGGGTCAAACCAAACAATACTTATACAGACAGGATGGAGGTGCTTCTGATTCTGTTTGCGATATTACCCCAATCAGTAATACTGAATTTCTGGTAATCGAAAGAGACGGGAATTTTGGTTCTGTGGGTGGACTTAAAAAAGTGTACAGAATCAATTTGGCCAATGCTTCGGATGTTTCGGGAACAGATTTAACGGCAGTAGACGGAATGAAGATCAATGGAAAAACCCTTGAACAGTCTACCTGGGATGAAATCAACGCTGCAGGATTAAAACCTGCTACGAAAACGTTAGCCGTTGATTTGGTTGCCAAAATTGGGTATGAACACGATAAATTTGAAGGAATTGTGTATTTAGGAAATAATAAACTGGCTGTTTTTAATGATGACGATTTCGGAGTTGCAGACGATGGCAACGGAAACCCTAAAACGAAAACTTTACCTAAAACAGGTAAACAGGATAAAGGTGAAATGTATATAGTCGATATTCAATAA
- the tpiA gene encoding triose-phosphate isomerase, producing MRRKIVAGNWKMNKNVIDAQQLMTQLLEYKNNNTTNCEVWIAPPALYLMMAKDIFEKDEIGVFSQDMSEHESGAYTGEISADMLESIDATGSLIGHSERRQYHGETDSHCNRKVKLALDKGLIPVYCNGETLEQRKAGQHFEVVKNQTEVALFTLSAEEIKKVVIAYEPVWAIGTGETATPEQAQEIHAHIRGIIATKYGQEVADEVSILYGGSVKPDNAKEIFSQPDIDGGLIGGAALKLEDFSKIIEAFN from the coding sequence ATGAGAAGAAAAATAGTTGCAGGAAACTGGAAAATGAACAAAAACGTGATTGATGCTCAACAATTAATGACTCAATTATTAGAATATAAAAACAATAATACGACCAACTGTGAAGTTTGGATCGCTCCTCCTGCATTATATTTAATGATGGCAAAAGATATCTTCGAAAAGGATGAAATCGGAGTATTTTCCCAGGATATGAGTGAGCATGAAAGTGGAGCTTATACCGGAGAAATTTCTGCTGATATGCTTGAGTCTATTGATGCTACAGGCTCATTAATCGGACATTCTGAAAGAAGACAATACCACGGTGAAACAGATTCTCACTGCAACAGAAAAGTGAAATTGGCCTTAGACAAAGGTCTAATTCCTGTGTATTGTAACGGTGAAACTCTAGAGCAGAGAAAAGCAGGTCAGCATTTTGAAGTGGTAAAAAACCAGACAGAAGTTGCTCTTTTCACGCTTTCTGCTGAGGAAATTAAAAAAGTAGTAATCGCTTACGAACCGGTTTGGGCTATTGGGACAGGCGAAACAGCAACACCTGAACAAGCTCAGGAAATCCACGCTCATATCAGAGGAATTATCGCTACAAAATACGGACAGGAAGTTGCTGATGAAGTTTCTATCCTTTACGGAGGTTCTGTGAAACCGGATAATGCAAAAGAAATTTTCTCTCAGCCTGATATTGACGGAGGTCTTATTGGCGGAGCTGCTTTGAAATTAGAAGATTTCTCTAAAATTATTGAGGCTTTTAACTAG
- a CDS encoding TerB family tellurite resistance protein: protein MQKSNKPIAGYHLLMILSSVDGEFAPEEGLLVQQYLADEFPFRMNLDNELETLALLQPEEWKDHFEFHARCFHEDSTESEREKFVQFAKSLIKADNVVTDAEHTYYKLLKNLWNIN from the coding sequence ATGCAAAAATCAAATAAACCTATTGCGGGTTATCATTTATTAATGATACTTTCTTCTGTAGACGGAGAATTTGCTCCTGAAGAAGGTCTGCTTGTTCAGCAATATCTGGCAGATGAATTTCCTTTCAGAATGAATCTTGATAATGAGCTTGAAACACTGGCTCTTTTACAGCCTGAAGAATGGAAAGATCATTTTGAGTTTCATGCACGCTGTTTTCATGAAGATTCAACGGAGAGTGAGCGTGAAAAATTTGTACAGTTCGCAAAGTCTTTAATAAAAGCCGATAATGTGGTGACTGATGCAGAACATACGTATTATAAGCTTTTAAAAAATTTGTGGAATATTAATTAA
- a CDS encoding BT_3928 family protein — protein MLKALLRFIIGIIFILSGFVKAVDLVGFSFKMEEYFAPNVFDMPFLEKFALPLSIFVVILELLLGFMLLIKLKLKFTLSALIALCIFFGFLTFYSAYFNVVTDCGCFGDAIKFTPWQSFIKDVVLLVGLIVVFILYRKEFKKKDSYSYSPKKESNTFKYILLGLFSIVMILIGAHGIIHEPLIDFRDYKIGTDIQAEKQKISKNPSVYKTFYSLKNEKTGEIVKINQDNYIKETKYWAEGSPWKIEEGKNESVLVKQGYKSEIVKLKIEDPTGIDLTESILHAPKAILVFSYAPKDVSPELLKQVEAKAKSQGATIVYGVSTIATTFKTIPNAMMDGTAIKTIARSNPFVLILENGKITDKLPAKDYLK, from the coding sequence ATGTTAAAAGCTTTATTACGCTTCATTATTGGAATTATCTTCATTCTTTCGGGCTTTGTAAAAGCGGTGGACTTAGTAGGTTTTTCTTTCAAGATGGAAGAATATTTCGCTCCCAATGTCTTTGATATGCCTTTTTTAGAAAAGTTTGCATTACCACTTTCTATATTTGTGGTGATCTTGGAGCTGCTTTTAGGATTTATGCTTTTAATTAAGTTAAAACTTAAATTCACCCTTTCAGCATTAATTGCTCTTTGTATTTTCTTCGGATTCCTTACTTTTTATTCCGCTTATTTCAACGTAGTAACAGATTGCGGATGTTTTGGAGATGCAATCAAATTCACTCCATGGCAAAGTTTCATTAAAGATGTTGTTCTTCTGGTCGGCTTAATTGTCGTATTTATCTTATACAGAAAAGAGTTTAAGAAAAAAGACTCCTACAGCTACAGCCCTAAAAAAGAATCCAATACATTCAAATATATTCTTTTAGGACTATTTTCTATAGTAATGATCCTAATTGGAGCACACGGAATTATCCATGAACCTCTTATCGACTTCCGTGATTACAAAATCGGAACTGACATACAGGCCGAAAAACAGAAAATCAGCAAAAACCCTTCGGTATACAAGACTTTTTACAGCCTTAAAAATGAGAAAACAGGAGAAATTGTAAAGATTAATCAGGATAATTATATCAAAGAAACCAAATATTGGGCAGAAGGTTCTCCATGGAAAATAGAAGAGGGAAAAAACGAATCTGTTTTAGTAAAACAAGGCTATAAATCTGAGATTGTCAAGTTGAAGATTGAAGATCCTACCGGAATTGATCTGACAGAAAGCATCCTTCATGCTCCTAAAGCCATTTTGGTATTTTCATATGCTCCTAAAGATGTTTCTCCAGAGCTGTTAAAACAGGTGGAAGCAAAAGCAAAATCTCAGGGAGCCACGATAGTTTATGGAGTTTCAACCATTGCAACTACCTTCAAAACAATTCCGAATGCAATGATGGACGGAACAGCTATTAAAACGATTGCCAGAAGTAACCCTTTTGTTCTGATCCTTGAAAACGGGAAAATTACAGACAAACTTCCTGCAAAAGATTATCTGAAGTAA
- a CDS encoding DUF1599 domain-containing protein: protein MLKTSIQFEKIISQCRDLFSKKLQDYGAAWRVLRPSSITDQIYIKVNRIRTLQMTDKKMVDESEEDEFIAIVNYSIIGLIQLEKGLANDFSENKDEILALYDKYANEAQALMERKNHDYGEAWRDMRISSITDLIYQKVLRTKQIEDNQGKTIVSEGLDANYFDMLNYAVFCLIKFSEKEETTEPKTI, encoded by the coding sequence ATGCTAAAGACATCAATACAATTCGAAAAAATTATCAGTCAGTGTCGTGATTTGTTTAGTAAAAAACTTCAGGACTACGGAGCAGCCTGGAGAGTACTAAGACCCAGCTCAATTACGGATCAGATCTATATTAAAGTCAACAGAATCCGCACCTTACAAATGACCGATAAAAAAATGGTGGATGAAAGTGAAGAGGATGAATTTATTGCTATTGTCAACTATTCCATTATTGGGCTTATTCAACTCGAAAAAGGTCTTGCCAATGATTTCAGCGAAAATAAGGACGAAATCTTAGCGCTTTATGATAAATATGCCAATGAAGCCCAAGCTTTGATGGAAAGAAAAAATCATGATTATGGTGAAGCATGGAGAGATATGAGAATTTCTTCCATCACGGATCTAATCTATCAAAAGGTATTAAGAACAAAACAGATCGAGGACAATCAGGGTAAAACCATTGTTTCTGAAGGTTTAGACGCGAATTATTTTGATATGCTGAACTATGCTGTTTTCTGCCTGATCAAATTCTCTGAAAAAGAAGAAACAACCGAACCAAAAACTATTTAA
- the folP gene encoding dihydropteroate synthase — MQNISSSINEHSLNCNGTIVDLSSPKIMGILNLTPDSFSDGGEFNNETSAIKHAEQLLKEGAEIIDIGPQSTRPNAEFLSSKEEIERIGKIISLIKKEFPEALISLDTFYAETVKFGYNEGIDIINDISGGQFDENMFKTAAETKLPYILMHVNPTYETMHDKIKFQDITLSVNQYFSEKTKQLLEMGVNDIILDPGFGFGKTVEDQMKLLEEVKYLGFGKFPLLIGISRKSFIYKPLGKSPLDINEETQKLHQKVLEQGAKILRVHDVAEAKKTVEEFLNKGRIISGMPF; from the coding sequence ATGCAAAATATTTCATCATCTATCAATGAGCATTCTTTGAACTGTAATGGAACAATCGTAGATCTGTCTTCTCCCAAAATCATGGGGATACTGAATCTTACTCCAGATTCTTTTTCAGATGGCGGAGAATTCAATAATGAAACCTCAGCAATAAAGCATGCTGAACAATTATTAAAAGAAGGGGCTGAGATTATTGATATTGGACCGCAGTCGACCCGCCCGAATGCAGAGTTTTTAAGCAGTAAAGAGGAAATTGAAAGAATCGGTAAAATAATTTCCTTAATTAAAAAGGAGTTTCCTGAAGCTCTGATTTCTTTAGACACTTTTTACGCCGAAACGGTGAAATTTGGTTATAATGAAGGCATAGACATTATTAATGATATTTCCGGAGGACAATTTGATGAAAATATGTTTAAAACAGCTGCTGAAACAAAGCTTCCGTATATTTTGATGCATGTGAATCCTACCTACGAAACCATGCATGATAAAATAAAATTTCAGGACATTACATTATCTGTTAATCAGTACTTCTCTGAAAAAACAAAGCAATTATTAGAAATGGGAGTTAATGATATCATTTTAGATCCTGGCTTTGGATTTGGAAAAACAGTAGAAGACCAGATGAAGCTGCTTGAAGAGGTAAAATATCTTGGTTTTGGAAAATTTCCGCTGTTGATCGGAATTTCAAGGAAATCTTTTATTTATAAACCATTGGGAAAATCTCCTTTAGATATTAATGAAGAAACTCAGAAGCTTCATCAAAAAGTATTGGAGCAAGGAGCTAAAATCCTTCGTGTACATGATGTAGCTGAAGCAAAGAAAACAGTGGAAGAGTTTTTGAATAAAGGTAGAATAATATCCGGAATGCCATTCTGA